A single region of the Cronobacter condimenti 1330 genome encodes:
- the rutC gene encoding pyrimidine utilization protein C: protein MPKQVIIPPGTSTPIAPFVPGTLADGVVYVSGTLPFDNANNVVYPGDPKAQTRHVLETIRHVIETAGGTMEDVTFNSIFITDWKNYAAINEIYAEFFPGDKPARFCIQCGLVKPEALVEIATVAHIGPAGGA, encoded by the coding sequence ATGCCAAAACAGGTCATTATCCCACCCGGCACCAGTACGCCTATCGCCCCGTTCGTGCCCGGCACGCTGGCGGACGGCGTGGTCTATGTCTCCGGCACGCTGCCTTTTGATAACGCTAACAATGTGGTGTACCCCGGCGACCCAAAAGCACAAACCCGCCATGTGCTGGAGACCATACGGCACGTTATCGAAACGGCGGGCGGGACGATGGAGGACGTGACGTTCAACTCGATTTTTATTACCGACTGGAAAAACTACGCCGCGATTAATGAAATCTACGCCGAGTTTTTCCCGGGTGATAAACCAGCACGTTTCTGTATTCAGTGCGGGCTGGTAAAACCCGAGGCGCTGGTGGAAATCGCAACCGTGGCCCATATCGGCCCTGCGGGAGGCGCATGA
- a CDS encoding malonic semialdehyde reductase gives MSEALSASALATLFTDARTHSAWRDTPVSDAQLRDLFDLVKLGPTSANCSPGRLLFVKTPEAKARLKPALSSGNVEKTMRAPVTAIVAWDSAFYEALPQLFPYADARAWFTSSPAVAEETAFRNSSLQAGYLIMACRALGLDTGPMSGFDRDAVDAAFFSGTTWKSNLLINIGYGDADKLHPRLPRLRFDDACAVI, from the coding sequence ATGAGCGAAGCTCTGAGCGCCAGCGCGCTCGCCACGTTATTTACTGATGCCCGTACCCACAGCGCCTGGCGTGATACGCCCGTCAGCGATGCGCAACTGCGCGACCTGTTTGATCTGGTCAAGCTTGGGCCAACCTCCGCCAACTGCTCACCGGGGCGGCTGCTGTTTGTCAAAACGCCCGAGGCGAAAGCGCGCCTTAAACCCGCTCTTTCCAGCGGGAATGTCGAGAAAACGATGCGTGCGCCGGTGACTGCTATCGTCGCCTGGGATAGCGCGTTTTACGAGGCACTCCCACAGCTCTTTCCCTACGCCGATGCCCGCGCCTGGTTTACCTCAAGCCCGGCGGTCGCTGAGGAAACCGCCTTTCGCAACAGTTCGCTTCAGGCGGGCTATCTCATCATGGCTTGCCGGGCGCTCGGACTCGACACCGGCCCGATGTCCGGCTTTGACCGGGACGCCGTCGACGCCGCGTTTTTCAGCGGCACCACCTGGAAGAGCAATCTGCTTATCAATATTGGTTATGGCGATGCGGACAAGCTGCACCCGCGCCTGCCGCGTCTTCGCTTTGACGACGCGTGCGCCGTGATTTAA
- the rutA gene encoding pyrimidine utilization protein A, which translates to MKIGVFVPIGNNGWLISTHAPQYMPTFELNKAIVQKAEQQQFDFALSMIKLRGFGGKTEFWDHNLESFTLMAGLAAVTSRIQIYATAATLTLPPAIVARMASTIDSISGGRFGVNLVTGWQKPEYEQMGLWPGDDYFARRYDYLTEYVQVLRDLWDTGQSDFKGDYFTMNDCRVSPQPQQPMKVICAGQSDAGMAFSAKYADYNFCFGKGVNTPAAFAPTAARMKAAAEEAGRDVGSYVLFMVIADETDEAARAKWEHYKAGADEEALSWLTEQSQKDTRSGTDTNVRQMADPTSAVNINMGTLVGSYATVARMLDEVAAVPGTEGVLLTFDDFLTGIDAFGEHIQPLMRCRDHLRVTQEVA; encoded by the coding sequence ATGAAAATTGGTGTCTTCGTTCCCATCGGAAATAACGGCTGGCTGATTTCCACCCATGCCCCGCAGTACATGCCGACCTTTGAGCTGAATAAGGCCATCGTGCAGAAGGCGGAGCAGCAGCAGTTCGATTTTGCGCTCTCCATGATCAAACTGCGCGGCTTCGGCGGTAAGACTGAATTCTGGGATCACAACCTGGAATCCTTCACGTTAATGGCGGGCCTCGCGGCCGTGACGTCACGCATCCAGATTTACGCGACCGCCGCCACGCTCACCCTGCCGCCCGCCATCGTGGCGCGCATGGCGTCAACTATCGACTCTATCTCCGGCGGGCGCTTTGGCGTCAATCTCGTGACCGGCTGGCAGAAACCGGAATATGAGCAGATGGGGCTGTGGCCAGGGGATGACTATTTTGCGCGCCGCTATGACTACCTCACCGAGTATGTTCAGGTACTGCGTGACCTGTGGGACACCGGCCAGAGTGATTTCAAAGGCGACTACTTCACAATGAATGACTGTCGCGTCAGCCCGCAACCCCAACAGCCGATGAAGGTGATTTGCGCGGGTCAAAGCGATGCGGGCATGGCGTTTTCCGCGAAATATGCAGATTACAACTTCTGCTTTGGCAAAGGGGTGAACACGCCTGCCGCTTTCGCCCCTACCGCCGCGCGCATGAAGGCTGCCGCCGAGGAAGCCGGGCGCGATGTTGGCTCTTACGTGTTGTTTATGGTGATCGCGGATGAAACCGACGAGGCGGCGCGCGCTAAATGGGAGCATTACAAAGCCGGGGCCGATGAAGAGGCGTTGTCATGGCTTACCGAGCAAAGCCAGAAGGACACCCGCTCCGGCACGGACACCAACGTGCGGCAGATGGCGGACCCGACCTCGGCGGTCAATATCAATATGGGCACGCTGGTCGGCTCTTATGCGACCGTCGCCCGCATGCTCGATGAAGTCGCTGCTGTGCCCGGCACCGAAGGCGTGCTGCTGACGTTTGACGATTTCCTGACCGGCATCGACGCCTTTGGCGAGCATATCCAGCCGCTGATGCGCTGTCGCGATCATCTGCGCGTGACGCAAGAGGTGGCCTGA
- the rutG gene encoding pyrimidine utilization transport protein G, translated as MANSWFPHWRKPAGPAGGVVAPDETLSPGQTLVMGVQHAVAMFGATVLMPLLMGLDPNLSILMSGIGTLLFFVITGGRVPSYLGSSAAFVGVVIAATGFSGQGLNPNMSVALGGIIACGLLYTLIGVVVMKSGTRWIERLMPPVVTGAVVMAIGLNLAPIAVKGVSASGFDGWMAVMTVLCIGLVAVFTRGMIQRLLILMGLIAAWALYALFTNVLGLGKPVDFTLVAQAAWFGLPHFAAPTFNVQAIMLIAPVAVILVAENLGHLKAVAGMTGHNMDPYMGRAFVGDGLATMLSGAVGGSGVTTYAENIGVMAVTKVYSTLVFVAAAAIALLLGFSPKFGALIHTIPAPVIGGASIVVFGLIAVAGARIWVQNHVDLSQNGNLIMVAVTLVLGAGDFALTLGGFTLGGIGTATFGAIALNALLSRKPKSTPEPILAPQDPPSQA; from the coding sequence ATGGCCAATTCCTGGTTTCCTCACTGGCGTAAACCTGCCGGCCCCGCCGGCGGCGTAGTGGCTCCCGACGAAACGCTCTCTCCCGGCCAGACGCTGGTAATGGGCGTGCAGCACGCGGTGGCGATGTTTGGCGCCACGGTTCTGATGCCGCTACTGATGGGGCTTGATCCGAATTTATCGATTCTGATGTCTGGTATCGGTACGCTGCTGTTTTTTGTGATAACCGGCGGACGGGTGCCAAGCTATCTCGGCTCAAGCGCCGCCTTTGTCGGTGTGGTTATTGCCGCAACGGGGTTCAGCGGTCAGGGGCTTAACCCGAACATGAGCGTGGCGCTCGGCGGCATCATCGCCTGCGGGCTGCTCTACACGCTTATCGGCGTGGTGGTGATGAAATCGGGGACCCGCTGGATAGAGCGGCTCATGCCACCTGTGGTCACCGGCGCGGTGGTGATGGCGATTGGGCTTAATCTCGCGCCGATTGCGGTAAAAGGTGTCTCGGCGAGCGGGTTTGATGGCTGGATGGCGGTGATGACCGTGCTCTGTATTGGCCTGGTCGCGGTATTTACACGCGGCATGATCCAGCGGCTGCTTATTCTGATGGGGCTGATTGCCGCCTGGGCACTTTATGCGCTCTTCACTAACGTGCTGGGATTGGGTAAGCCGGTGGATTTCACACTGGTGGCTCAGGCCGCCTGGTTTGGTCTGCCGCATTTTGCCGCGCCGACGTTTAACGTCCAGGCAATTATGTTAATCGCGCCGGTGGCGGTAATTCTTGTGGCGGAAAACCTCGGCCATCTGAAAGCCGTTGCCGGGATGACCGGGCACAATATGGACCCGTACATGGGGCGCGCGTTCGTCGGTGATGGGCTGGCAACGATGCTTTCCGGCGCGGTGGGCGGCAGCGGCGTAACGACATATGCGGAAAATATCGGCGTGATGGCGGTAACCAAAGTCTATTCGACGCTGGTATTTGTAGCGGCCGCCGCGATCGCGCTCCTGCTGGGCTTCTCGCCCAAATTCGGCGCGCTTATTCATACCATCCCGGCCCCGGTCATCGGCGGCGCATCAATTGTAGTGTTCGGCTTGATTGCAGTGGCGGGTGCGCGGATCTGGGTGCAAAACCATGTGGATCTGAGCCAGAACGGCAATCTGATTATGGTGGCGGTGACCCTGGTGCTGGGTGCGGGCGATTTTGCGCTGACGCTGGGCGGCTTTACGCTTGGGGGCATTGGCACGGCGACCTTTGGGGCTATCGCATTAAACGCGCTGCTAAGCCGCAAGCCAAAGAGCACGCCCGAGCCGATTCTCGCCCCGCAGGACCCACCTTCACAGGCATAA
- the rutD gene encoding pyrimidine utilization protein D codes for MKLRVGEAPFPGAPVVVMISGLGGLGGYWLSQHSALARAYQTVVYDQRGTGENADTLPEGYSLTDMAQELHQALLVHGVRRYAVVGHALGGLVGLELALAFPEAVSALVIVNGWLTPSAWTRRCFDTREHLLLDSGPAAWVAAQPLFLYPPQWAQENQPRLEAEEALHNAHFQGTENLLRRLWALKSADYRDAAARITTPVQLICARDDLLVPYTCSQALHDALPVSRLDIMATGGHACNVTAPAVFNSLLLAGLATLTPQPHKETV; via the coding sequence ATGAAACTGCGCGTTGGCGAGGCGCCCTTCCCCGGCGCGCCGGTAGTGGTAATGATTTCGGGCCTGGGCGGGCTTGGCGGCTACTGGCTGTCGCAACACAGCGCGCTGGCCCGCGCTTATCAGACGGTGGTGTACGACCAGCGCGGCACCGGTGAGAACGCGGATACGCTCCCTGAAGGGTATTCGCTTACCGATATGGCGCAGGAGCTGCACCAGGCGCTGCTTGTCCATGGCGTTCGTCGCTATGCAGTGGTCGGCCATGCGCTTGGCGGGCTGGTCGGTCTTGAACTGGCGCTGGCGTTCCCCGAGGCGGTGAGCGCGCTGGTTATCGTCAACGGCTGGTTGACGCCGAGTGCCTGGACACGTCGCTGTTTTGACACCCGCGAGCACCTGCTGCTGGACAGCGGGCCGGCGGCCTGGGTCGCGGCACAACCGCTTTTTCTCTACCCGCCGCAATGGGCCCAGGAGAACCAGCCACGGCTTGAGGCCGAAGAAGCATTACACAACGCCCATTTTCAGGGCACCGAAAACCTGCTGCGCCGTCTGTGGGCGCTGAAAAGCGCGGATTATCGCGACGCCGCCGCGCGCATCACTACGCCTGTGCAGCTCATCTGCGCCCGCGATGATCTGCTGGTGCCATATACATGTTCACAGGCACTGCATGACGCGCTGCCCGTAAGCCGTCTCGACATCATGGCCACAGGCGGCCACGCCTGTAACGTCACCGCGCCCGCGGTGTTTAATTCGTTGCTGTTAGCCGGGCTTGCGACGCTCACCCCGCAGCCCCACAAGGAGACCGTATGA
- the rutB gene encoding pyrimidine utilization protein B, which produces MKTVTLTARPETLTFPPEQSALIVVDMQNAYASQGGYLDLAGFDVSATRPVIENIKIAVAAAREAGMTIVWFQNGWDSDYLEAGGPGSPNWHKSNALKTMRRRPELHGKLLAKGGWDYQLVDELTPQPGDIVLPKPRYSGFFNTPLDSMLRARNIRHLVFTGIATNVCVESTLRDGFFLEYFGIVLEDATHQAGPPFAQQAALFNIETFFGWVSNVQRFCDALSPAALARIA; this is translated from the coding sequence ATGAAAACGGTAACTCTGACGGCGCGCCCCGAGACGCTCACCTTCCCGCCTGAGCAGAGCGCGCTTATCGTCGTGGATATGCAAAACGCCTATGCAAGCCAGGGCGGCTATCTGGATCTGGCGGGATTTGACGTTTCGGCCACCAGGCCTGTCATTGAAAACATCAAAATCGCCGTTGCGGCCGCGCGCGAAGCGGGTATGACCATCGTCTGGTTTCAGAATGGCTGGGACAGCGATTATCTGGAGGCAGGCGGGCCCGGCTCGCCGAACTGGCATAAATCTAACGCGCTGAAAACCATGCGCCGCCGCCCGGAGCTGCACGGCAAGCTGCTGGCGAAAGGCGGCTGGGATTACCAACTGGTGGATGAGCTCACGCCGCAGCCTGGCGACATTGTGCTGCCGAAACCGCGCTACAGCGGCTTTTTCAACACGCCGCTCGACAGCATGCTGCGCGCACGCAATATCCGCCATCTGGTCTTTACCGGCATCGCCACCAATGTCTGCGTGGAGTCGACGCTGCGCGACGGTTTTTTCCTTGAGTATTTCGGCATCGTGCTGGAAGACGCCACCCATCAGGCCGGGCCGCCGTTCGCCCAGCAAGCGGCACTCTTTAATATCGAAACCTTTTTCGGCTGGGTGAGCAACGTACAACGCTTCTGCGACGCGCTCTCACCCGCTGCCCTGGCCCGCATCGCGTAA
- the rutF gene encoding NADH-dependent FMN reductase RutF: MSEQQAFRDAMSRLGAAVNIVTTDGPAGIAGFTASAVCSVTDSPPTLLVCLNRNASVWPIFQANGTLCVNTLAAGHEALSGLFGGKTPMAERFAAARWRYGVTGCPQLEGAVVSFDCQVEQVVPVSTHDVLLCRVLEIARTDDTHGLVWFDRCYHALARPVCGLAS; this comes from the coding sequence ATGAGTGAACAACAGGCTTTTCGCGATGCCATGTCCCGGCTCGGGGCCGCCGTCAATATCGTCACCACAGACGGTCCGGCAGGTATAGCGGGATTTACCGCCTCGGCGGTGTGTAGTGTGACCGACAGCCCGCCAACGCTGCTGGTGTGCCTGAACCGCAATGCCTCCGTCTGGCCGATATTCCAGGCCAACGGCACGCTTTGCGTTAACACGCTCGCCGCCGGGCATGAAGCACTCTCCGGGCTCTTCGGCGGCAAAACGCCGATGGCGGAGCGCTTCGCCGCGGCCCGCTGGCGATACGGCGTCACCGGTTGTCCGCAACTGGAAGGCGCGGTGGTCTCATTCGACTGCCAGGTGGAACAGGTGGTGCCGGTCTCCACCCATGATGTGCTGCTGTGCCGCGTGCTGGAGATTGCACGCACCGACGATACGCACGGTCTGGTGTGGTTTGACCGCTGCTATCACGCCCTGGCACGCCCCGTCTGCGGGCTCGCCTCTTAG
- the rutR gene encoding HTH-type transcriptional regulator RutR — MAQGAQKETGKRSKAVAAKKQAILDAGLTLFSQFGIHGTSLEQVAERCGVSKTNLLYYFPSKEALYVAVLKHILDIWLAPLRAFRADLQPLAAISEYIRLKLEVSRDYPEASRLFCLEMLQGAPLLMAELQGDLKALVETKSAIITGWVASGKLAPVDPHHLIFMIWATTQHYADFATQVEAVTGATLADEAFFNRTVGNVQRMIIEGIRVR; from the coding sequence ATGGCACAAGGCGCGCAGAAAGAGACGGGCAAGCGCTCGAAAGCGGTGGCGGCGAAAAAACAGGCGATCCTGGACGCCGGCCTGACACTGTTTTCGCAGTTTGGCATTCACGGCACCAGCCTTGAACAGGTTGCCGAGCGCTGCGGTGTGTCCAAAACGAATCTGCTCTACTATTTCCCCTCCAAAGAGGCGCTGTATGTGGCGGTGCTAAAGCACATACTGGATATCTGGCTGGCGCCGTTGCGGGCGTTTCGCGCCGATTTACAGCCGCTCGCGGCGATAAGTGAATACATCCGGCTCAAGCTTGAGGTGTCGCGCGATTACCCGGAGGCTTCACGGCTGTTCTGTCTGGAGATGCTTCAGGGCGCGCCGCTTTTAATGGCGGAACTTCAGGGTGACCTGAAAGCGCTGGTGGAGACGAAATCCGCCATCATCACCGGCTGGGTTGCGAGTGGCAAGCTGGCGCCGGTTGACCCACACCATCTCATTTTTATGATCTGGGCTACCACGCAGCACTACGCTGACTTCGCCACCCAGGTGGAAGCCGTCACCGGCGCCACGCTCGCCGACGAGGCGTTTTTTAACCGCACCGTCGGGAATGTCCAGCGGATGATCATTGAAGGTATTCGGGTGCGGTAG